In Mycoplasmopsis fermentans PG18, one genomic interval encodes:
- the fmt gene encoding methionyl-tRNA formyltransferase: MKLLLAGTPAFAVEIFEKLINNFEVVAIVSQPDRPSVRGHKLAPTPTKLLAQKYNIKCFQPEKISQIKDELQTLNYDYLITCAFGQYIPESVLNIAKKLSLNIHGSLLPKYRGAAPIQYSLLNNDQETGISLMEMIKQMDAGDVFVQKAIKIDEYDTASTLFNKLSKLSADNIVQWLNDLDQNKLKRIKQDESKVTLSPKLEKEKALLNESLTMQEAINIIRAYEMNPGAYTFIDNKRIKIFFATKKEIKNVPKLKFKDGYLFATDYQYESKKRVKLA, encoded by the coding sequence ATGAAATTATTATTAGCCGGAACTCCTGCTTTTGCAGTTGAAATATTTGAAAAATTAATCAACAACTTTGAAGTTGTTGCAATTGTTTCGCAACCTGATCGCCCAAGTGTCAGAGGTCATAAATTAGCTCCAACGCCAACAAAATTATTAGCTCAAAAATATAACATTAAATGTTTTCAACCAGAAAAAATATCACAAATAAAAGATGAATTACAAACTTTAAATTATGACTATTTAATTACCTGTGCCTTTGGTCAATATATTCCTGAAAGTGTTTTAAATATTGCTAAAAAATTAAGTCTAAATATTCATGGTTCTTTACTTCCAAAATATCGTGGAGCAGCACCAATTCAATATTCACTTTTAAATAATGATCAAGAAACTGGTATTAGTCTAATGGAAATGATTAAACAAATGGATGCAGGTGATGTTTTTGTCCAAAAAGCCATTAAAATAGATGAATATGACACAGCAAGTACTTTATTTAATAAGCTTTCAAAGCTTAGTGCAGATAACATTGTGCAATGATTAAATGATTTAGATCAAAACAAACTTAAAAGAATTAAACAAGATGAAAGTAAAGTAACTTTAAGTCCCAAATTAGAAAAAGAAAAAGCTCTTTTAAATGAGTCCTTAACCATGCAAGAAGCAATCAATATTATTAGAGCTTATGAGATGAATCCTGGTGCTTACACTTTTATTGATAATAAAAGAATTAAGATCTTTTTTGCAACCAAAAAAGAAATTAAAAATGTACCTAAATTAAAATTTAAAGATGGTTATTTATTTGCCACTGATTATCAATATGAATCTAAAAAACGAGTTAAGCTGGCATAG
- the efp gene encoding elongation factor P has product MINVNTFKPGITFEDEGEIFVVLEAQHSKQGRGQANVKAKVKNLRTGSITIKSYTGGVMVSKAHIDKRPMNYLYTDGNNIILMDNETYEQIEVPLSHVEWEMNFIKEGSTVKVRMYKDEILDIEIDDTVTLEVIEAPDAVKGNTTTNPQKKVKVETGYELETPMFIKEGDLIVISTDTGKYNGKGK; this is encoded by the coding sequence ATGATTAATGTTAACACATTCAAGCCAGGAATTACATTTGAAGATGAAGGCGAAATTTTTGTTGTATTAGAAGCTCAACACTCAAAACAAGGTCGTGGACAAGCTAACGTTAAAGCTAAAGTCAAAAACTTAAGAACAGGTTCAATTACTATTAAATCATACACAGGTGGTGTTATGGTTTCTAAAGCTCACATTGACAAACGTCCAATGAATTACTTATATACAGATGGTAACAACATTATCTTAATGGACAATGAAACCTATGAACAAATTGAAGTACCTCTTAGTCATGTTGAATGAGAAATGAACTTCATTAAAGAAGGATCAACAGTTAAGGTGCGTATGTATAAAGATGAAATTTTGGACATTGAAATTGATGATACAGTTACTTTAGAAGTTATTGAAGCACCTGATGCAGTTAAAGGCAATACAACAACAAATCCTCAAAAGAAAGTTAAAGTTGAAACAGGTTATGAATTAGAAACACCTATGTTTATTAAAGAAGGTGATTTAATTGTTATTTCAACTGACACTGGCAAATATAATGGTAAAGGAAAATAA
- a CDS encoding lipoprotein 17-related variable surface protein — translation MKKIKMILTLSSLTTCLPIIATSCKNEKEEKITNFDEVKSKLTFDVDNKSNIKASEFKDTNLIKINNLPSDFKKEITLENYEDGKIKFKLILIDKNNKKSQAYTITISGFKAETATPTINWDEEKGKVSFEIANLKRKPSTVIESEIEIKRPQLDSSIKINLTLEPNDAEKKLVIKWKMTKDTSNSPVYTFEISNFEFTEEFDFVNFDEVASKYKELKLLTANKAEAKNVIAAYNATKSSSLDAKIKDNILVLMAGIFAKGKNSSKPQASWFNKSIKLLEAESKTNSHIEDIYPAVQSLNSILASYDQLENDEKTKADEIIPATINALAEKYFGANQVIYKEHYFYQEKMLELIARTFATLSDTQKTANKTKLDILYNATKIFLPKASNLNSFKGEDANLSDGKNYKPTFNRWANKMYSITVSKYVIALANKDKDEAKNVLKDFWEWTKDKNAANISLKEKSSYYFNFDNKDNNKRLYNFSKQFDMLRNINRLLTKNVKNTEWGTLFDSINNYINNELIDWIKDTSSLVKLSTGIQLIGSFIKFLETEKDNVRLETLKTNLLAKELKNITGYDQKQGGWSWAWDAVHNLLA, via the coding sequence ATGAAAAAAATTAAAATGATTTTAACGCTTAGTTCTCTTACAACTTGTTTACCAATAATTGCTACTAGTTGTAAAAATGAAAAAGAAGAAAAAATTACAAATTTTGATGAAGTTAAATCAAAATTAACTTTTGATGTTGATAATAAATCAAATATTAAAGCATCAGAATTTAAAGATACAAATCTTATTAAAATTAATAACTTACCATCTGATTTTAAAAAAGAAATTACTTTGGAAAATTATGAAGATGGAAAAATTAAATTTAAATTAATATTAATTGACAAAAATAATAAAAAATCTCAAGCATATACTATTACTATTTCAGGTTTTAAAGCAGAAACTGCTACACCTACAATTAATTGAGATGAAGAAAAAGGAAAAGTTTCTTTTGAAATAGCAAATCTAAAAAGAAAACCAAGTACAGTAATAGAAAGTGAAATCGAAATAAAAAGACCTCAATTAGATTCTTCAATAAAAATTAATTTAACTTTAGAACCAAATGATGCTGAGAAAAAATTAGTTATTAAATGAAAAATGACAAAAGACACTTCAAATTCACCAGTATATACTTTTGAAATATCTAATTTTGAATTTACAGAAGAATTTGACTTCGTTAATTTTGATGAAGTTGCAAGCAAATATAAAGAACTAAAATTACTTACTGCAAACAAAGCAGAAGCTAAAAATGTTATAGCTGCATACAATGCAACAAAATCATCAAGTCTTGATGCAAAAATCAAAGATAATATTTTAGTTTTAATGGCTGGTATTTTTGCTAAAGGCAAAAACTCAAGTAAGCCTCAAGCAAGTTGATTTAATAAATCAATTAAACTTCTTGAAGCTGAAAGTAAAACTAATTCACATATTGAAGATATATATCCAGCTGTTCAATCACTTAATTCAATTTTAGCTTCTTATGATCAATTAGAAAATGATGAAAAAACTAAAGCTGATGAAATTATTCCTGCAACAATAAATGCTTTAGCTGAAAAATATTTTGGAGCTAACCAAGTTATTTATAAAGAACATTATTTCTATCAAGAAAAAATGCTTGAATTAATTGCTAGAACTTTTGCCACTTTAAGTGATACACAAAAAACTGCAAATAAAACTAAATTAGACATTCTTTATAATGCAACAAAAATATTCTTACCAAAAGCTTCAAACTTAAATTCATTTAAAGGTGAAGATGCAAACTTGTCAGATGGCAAAAATTACAAACCTACATTTAACCGTTGAGCTAATAAAATGTATTCAATAACTGTTTCTAAATATGTTATAGCTTTAGCTAATAAAGATAAAGACGAAGCAAAAAACGTTCTAAAAGATTTTTGAGAATGAACAAAAGATAAAAATGCAGCAAATATTTCATTAAAAGAAAAATCAAGTTATTACTTTAATTTTGACAATAAAGACAATAACAAGAGATTGTATAATTTTTCAAAACAATTCGATATGCTTAGAAATATCAATAGATTGTTAACTAAAAATGTTAAGAATACTGAATGAGGTACATTATTTGATTCTATTAACAATTACATTAATAATGAATTAATTGACTGAATCAAAGATACTTCAAGCTTAGTTAAACTTTCAACAGGAATTCAATTAATTGGCTCATTTATTAAATTCTTAGAAACTGAAAAAGATAATGTAAGATTAGAAACACTAAAAACTAATCTATTAGCAAAAGAATTAAAAAATATAACAGGCTATGATCAAAAACAAGGCGGTTGATCATGAGCTTGAGATGCAGTACATAATTTACTTGCTTAA
- a CDS encoding MSC_0882 family membrane protein — MRKYQPIQNSASIEIVQNNHDYKFNSVSSRVYRDPKNQISPRVYRVIRAEQMLKILILSISFVIMAASIILFTLVYAKVGIFNKEQRLVGYLVLFGSSAFISMAIGFKNLIENIQWSHTVQRYRDAVSNGDYTSSSTFHIAYRKIVLKDVNLTWMLVFVLTYLGIITAIVYGLYMSNRWYYETDTLKINFEWAKWLDRGFGNTILFCIISVIIMASSIAAYILIRLFDKKRLADISDFLGERSVEIHEQVEQSKKDRNKMWLRIYLVVVALTILLPLALALVALWRFIVKRRKKVVA; from the coding sequence ATGAGAAAATATCAACCTATTCAAAATTCAGCAAGTATCGAAATTGTTCAAAATAACCACGACTACAAATTCAATAGTGTAAGTAGTCGTGTTTATCGTGATCCAAAAAATCAAATATCACCTCGTGTTTATCGCGTCATCCGTGCTGAACAAATGCTTAAGATTTTAATCCTTTCTATTTCATTTGTAATTATGGCTGCTTCAATTATTCTCTTCACATTAGTCTATGCTAAAGTTGGTATCTTCAACAAAGAACAAAGATTAGTTGGCTACCTTGTACTTTTTGGATCAAGTGCCTTTATCTCAATGGCAATTGGTTTTAAAAATCTGATTGAAAATATTCAATGATCTCACACAGTTCAAAGATATCGTGATGCAGTAAGTAATGGTGATTACACTTCAAGTAGTACTTTTCATATTGCTTATCGTAAGATAGTACTTAAAGATGTTAATTTAACTTGAATGCTTGTTTTTGTCTTAACATATCTAGGCATTATTACAGCAATAGTTTATGGACTTTATATGTCAAATCGTTGATATTATGAAACTGATACATTAAAAATCAATTTTGAATGAGCTAAATGACTTGATAGAGGTTTTGGCAACACAATTCTATTCTGTATTATTAGTGTTATTATTATGGCTTCTTCAATAGCGGCGTATATTTTAATAAGATTATTTGATAAAAAACGTTTAGCTGACATTAGTGATTTTCTCGGTGAACGTTCTGTTGAAATTCATGAACAAGTTGAGCAAAGCAAAAAAGATCGTAACAAAATGTGACTTAGAATTTATCTAGTAGTAGTTGCTTTAACAATTCTTTTACCTCTTGCTTTAGCTCTAGTTGCTCTTTGAAGATTTATTGTTAAACGTCGTAAAAAGGTTGTAGCTTAA
- the plsX gene encoding phosphate acyltransferase PlsX — MYKIAFDINGNDNGINSALAATKLFLKTNKNYAIILVGPKAEIEKYYGKNMPENLEIIDNSSVPSDVKNIRQSLRENTSMNVALDLVANKKADAVLSSGDSGTYLAAATFKVKRLEGISRAAFMPLMPTITGRKFLLLDVGANLETTSDYLVEWTKIANSFDRVLLKNLAPRCALINIGTEDYKGTELIKEANNKLKEQHQLNYIGFQEPRDLLNGVCDVAVIDGYGGNLILKSLEGAILSFKNLLTSKIKLKPIRKLGYLLARGAFKDVAETLDYRNVGAAWIAGVNGVVIKSHGSSDEKAYYGALNQIKLALDNHILSEVKKDLNINEE, encoded by the coding sequence ATGTACAAAATAGCATTTGATATTAATGGCAATGACAACGGCATTAATTCAGCTTTAGCAGCAACTAAATTATTTTTAAAAACCAACAAAAATTATGCAATTATTTTAGTTGGTCCTAAGGCTGAAATTGAAAAATATTATGGCAAAAACATGCCAGAAAATTTAGAAATAATTGACAACTCATCAGTGCCAAGCGATGTTAAAAACATTCGCCAATCTTTAAGAGAAAATACCTCAATGAATGTTGCACTTGATTTAGTAGCAAATAAAAAAGCAGATGCTGTACTTTCTTCAGGAGACTCTGGCACATATCTTGCAGCTGCTACTTTTAAAGTTAAAAGATTAGAAGGCATTTCAAGAGCAGCATTTATGCCCTTAATGCCTACAATCACAGGACGTAAATTCTTACTTCTTGATGTTGGAGCTAACTTAGAAACCACAAGTGATTATTTAGTTGAATGAACTAAAATTGCAAATTCTTTTGATCGTGTTTTATTAAAAAACTTAGCACCTCGTTGTGCATTAATTAACATCGGAACTGAAGACTATAAAGGAACAGAATTAATTAAAGAAGCAAATAATAAACTTAAAGAACAACATCAATTAAATTACATTGGCTTTCAAGAACCTCGTGATTTATTAAATGGTGTTTGTGATGTAGCAGTAATCGATGGCTATGGTGGTAACTTAATTCTTAAGAGTCTTGAAGGTGCAATTTTAAGTTTTAAAAATTTATTAACTAGCAAAATTAAATTGAAACCAATTAGAAAATTAGGTTACCTTTTAGCTCGTGGTGCATTTAAAGATGTAGCTGAAACTCTTGATTATCGTAATGTTGGAGCTGCTTGAATCGCTGGGGTTAATGGTGTTGTAATTAAAAGCCATGGAAGTAGTGATGAAAAAGCTTACTATGGAGCACTTAATCAAATAAAATTAGCTTTAGATAACCACATTTTATCTGAGGTTAAAAAAGACTTAAATATTAATGAAGAGTAG
- the rnc gene encoding ribonuclease III has protein sequence MDEIKQTIQEFLKAWNINYHNLGYYRQAVTHGSYFGLKKNQNKNNVSERVGNYQDLEFLGDAILQYLSSDFVFKKFPNLSAGNMTLIRSKLVCTKSLNEISTKIGLKDFLLTAPGQMSKDAKRSVKVGADIFEAFIAAIYLDTNLKVVKEFLNKTVFDIKIGDFDIKHLKDAKTAFQEQIQSFSKLAVMYIVSEKSPTEFEAHAVHDNKIYGIGFGKSKAEAEENAALDALHKMKK, from the coding sequence ATGGATGAAATTAAACAAACTATTCAAGAATTTTTAAAAGCTTGAAACATCAATTATCACAATTTAGGATACTATCGTCAAGCTGTAACTCACGGTTCATATTTTGGACTCAAAAAAAATCAAAACAAAAATAATGTGAGTGAAAGAGTTGGCAATTATCAAGATCTTGAATTTCTCGGAGACGCTATTTTACAGTATCTTTCGTCAGATTTTGTATTCAAAAAATTTCCAAATTTAAGTGCTGGTAATATGACTTTAATTCGTTCTAAATTAGTTTGCACAAAGTCACTAAATGAAATTAGCACTAAAATTGGATTAAAAGATTTTTTACTAACTGCACCTGGTCAAATGAGTAAAGATGCTAAACGCTCAGTTAAAGTTGGCGCTGACATTTTTGAAGCCTTTATTGCTGCTATTTATTTGGATACAAATCTAAAAGTAGTCAAAGAATTTTTAAACAAAACTGTTTTTGATATCAAAATTGGAGACTTTGACATCAAGCATCTTAAAGATGCTAAAACTGCTTTTCAAGAACAAATTCAATCATTCAGTAAACTAGCTGTTATGTATATAGTTAGTGAAAAAAGTCCAACTGAATTTGAAGCTCACGCAGTTCACGACAATAAAATTTATGGTATTGGTTTTGGTAAAAGCAAAGCTGAAGCCGAAGAAAATGCTGCACTAGATGCATTGCATAAAATGAAAAAATAA
- a CDS encoding MMB_0454 family protein has product MNLVTTNCGLNLSYSITENVFSQLIDQCFEEVKNVKLANEARISFDKEQTNVAFVIDIKIKKGSGLQQVIENLTQELESRCLGLLDIKPRSIRLCFVGYY; this is encoded by the coding sequence ATGAATTTAGTTACAACAAATTGTGGTTTAAATCTTTCTTATTCAATTACAGAAAACGTTTTTAGTCAATTGATTGATCAATGCTTTGAAGAAGTTAAAAATGTTAAATTAGCTAATGAAGCAAGAATTTCATTTGATAAAGAACAAACAAATGTTGCTTTTGTAATTGATATTAAAATTAAAAAAGGTAGTGGTCTCCAACAAGTTATTGAAAATTTAACTCAAGAATTAGAATCTCGCTGCTTAGGTTTATTAGATATTAAACCTCGTAGCATTAGACTATGCTTTGTTGGATATTATTAA
- a CDS encoding AAA family ATPase — MKLIKVEAHGFKSFADPIVLKFDGGVAGIVGPNGSGKSNINDAIKWVLGERSAKELRGDNMDDVIFAGSKTAKPMDKAVVTLTFDNRNGISSIPHETISISRVLERGNGNNQYFLNGEPCRQKDIKDIAMESGIGKSSLAIISQGTVSDIAEATPEERKSIFEEAAGVSKYKFRKKEALSKLAKTQEGLDQIKLVISEIERKLIPLRKQAEKAKVYIAKSEELKAVEVGLLVDNIKTFGDMYERLVTELEGVQETKNDLDARISSAEAAITQNTKFRSEVEAELKELSIEYETVKERLNKLNISLAKENERERLIAAGEIQANQAEQIEAYKTMLTRHANKLNYYAREIENQANQIAENQKTISKYDEEINLMNIKINKKRTDLLKIETQLNLLNQQKESNSLLFKGTKNILENKAYFGKALKGTVADLIKVTTEYIPAIDSILANASQHLVVDKAETAVKAVNFLKDNNGGRATFIPLTSIQPKMIRDDHLLAIQGHPGFIDVASNLVTIDPQYEILNKFLLGNVIVASDIENANKISSILERRYMVVSLDGDTIRSGGVIIGGAKNTAQSLLGFDEKIKELENIVTGMRAAVQADESKINEIRNYRRSALELDSQLKQQITSLKTQKSSEQGLYDELQLKLQNITNKEFKVKEGVSASSPEASIEVLESQKIALESQFRAKNERVNTIAAEINSTLALKNDYEATRRKLTDAFSAKIGERERSKTLLEQSRERLASQYKMTFEAAEKVHHLEMNRDQAEEIVRQLREEIEGLGNVNLEALEQLVEEEKRYNEYAEGERELSAAKETLESAIADMDKIIITRLTNIINDVNDEFNNVFRTMFGGGTAKLFFSNPKDILESGVEIEAQPPGKNIKNLKLFSGGEKSLIAISLLFGILKARPLPLCILDEVEAALDEANVVRYAEYLQQLKEKTQFLVITHRHGTMSRVDTLFGATMQNRGVTSFFSIQLADAKKLVADEQKEELEPSNKNK; from the coding sequence ATGAAACTCATTAAAGTTGAAGCCCACGGATTCAAATCATTTGCTGATCCTATTGTGCTTAAATTTGATGGTGGAGTAGCCGGAATTGTTGGCCCTAATGGTTCTGGTAAATCAAATATTAACGATGCTATCAAATGAGTTTTAGGTGAACGTAGTGCTAAAGAACTTCGTGGTGATAACATGGATGATGTTATCTTCGCTGGTTCTAAAACTGCAAAACCTATGGATAAAGCAGTAGTTACTTTAACTTTTGATAATCGAAATGGTATTAGTTCAATCCCGCATGAAACTATTTCAATTAGTCGTGTGCTTGAAAGAGGAAATGGAAACAACCAATATTTCTTAAATGGCGAACCATGTCGTCAAAAAGATATTAAAGATATTGCTATGGAAAGCGGTATTGGTAAAAGTTCATTAGCTATTATTTCTCAAGGTACAGTTAGTGATATTGCTGAAGCTACACCTGAAGAAAGAAAGTCTATTTTTGAAGAAGCTGCTGGTGTTTCAAAATACAAATTTCGTAAAAAAGAAGCTTTAAGCAAATTGGCTAAAACTCAAGAAGGTTTAGACCAAATTAAACTTGTTATTAGTGAAATTGAAAGAAAATTAATTCCATTAAGAAAACAAGCAGAAAAAGCTAAAGTTTACATTGCTAAAAGTGAAGAATTAAAAGCTGTTGAAGTTGGTCTTTTAGTAGACAACATCAAAACTTTTGGTGATATGTACGAAAGACTTGTAACTGAACTTGAAGGTGTTCAAGAAACTAAAAATGATCTTGATGCTCGTATTTCATCAGCTGAAGCTGCTATTACTCAAAATACTAAATTCAGATCAGAAGTTGAAGCCGAATTAAAAGAACTTTCAATTGAATATGAAACAGTTAAAGAAAGATTAAACAAATTAAACATTTCTTTAGCTAAAGAAAATGAACGTGAAAGATTAATTGCTGCTGGTGAAATTCAAGCAAACCAAGCTGAACAAATCGAAGCATACAAAACTATGCTTACAAGACATGCAAATAAATTAAATTACTACGCTCGTGAAATTGAAAATCAAGCAAACCAAATTGCTGAAAACCAAAAAACAATTTCAAAATATGACGAAGAAATTAATTTAATGAACATTAAAATTAACAAAAAACGTACAGACTTATTAAAAATTGAAACACAGTTAAACTTGCTTAACCAACAAAAAGAAAGTAACTCTTTATTATTTAAAGGGACCAAAAACATTTTAGAAAATAAAGCTTACTTTGGAAAAGCACTAAAAGGAACTGTAGCTGATTTAATTAAAGTTACAACAGAATATATTCCTGCTATTGACTCAATTTTAGCTAATGCTTCACAACACTTAGTGGTTGATAAAGCTGAAACAGCAGTTAAAGCTGTTAACTTCTTAAAAGATAATAATGGTGGTCGTGCTACATTTATTCCACTCACATCAATTCAACCAAAAATGATTCGTGATGATCATCTTTTAGCAATCCAAGGACACCCTGGATTTATTGATGTTGCAAGTAATTTAGTAACAATTGATCCTCAATATGAAATTCTTAATAAATTCCTTTTAGGTAATGTTATTGTTGCTAGCGACATTGAAAATGCTAACAAAATTTCAAGTATTCTCGAACGTCGTTACATGGTAGTTTCACTTGATGGTGACACCATTCGTTCAGGCGGTGTGATTATTGGTGGAGCTAAAAATACAGCTCAATCATTACTTGGATTTGATGAAAAAATTAAAGAGCTTGAAAATATTGTTACAGGTATGAGAGCAGCAGTTCAAGCTGATGAATCAAAAATCAATGAAATAAGAAACTATCGTCGTAGTGCTCTTGAATTAGACAGCCAATTAAAACAACAAATTACTAGTCTAAAAACCCAAAAGAGCAGTGAACAAGGTCTTTACGACGAATTACAATTAAAACTTCAAAATATTACAAACAAAGAATTCAAAGTTAAAGAAGGTGTTTCAGCATCAAGCCCTGAAGCTTCAATTGAAGTTTTAGAAAGTCAAAAAATTGCTCTTGAATCACAATTCAGAGCTAAAAATGAACGTGTAAATACAATTGCTGCCGAAATCAATTCAACTTTAGCTCTTAAAAATGATTATGAAGCTACACGTCGTAAATTAACAGATGCTTTCTCAGCTAAAATTGGTGAAAGAGAAAGATCAAAAACTTTACTTGAACAAAGTAGAGAAAGACTTGCTTCTCAATACAAAATGACATTTGAAGCAGCTGAAAAAGTTCATCACTTAGAAATGAATCGTGATCAAGCTGAAGAAATTGTTCGTCAATTAAGAGAAGAAATTGAAGGCTTAGGTAACGTTAACTTAGAAGCTCTTGAACAATTAGTTGAAGAAGAAAAACGTTACAATGAATATGCCGAAGGTGAAAGAGAATTAAGTGCTGCAAAAGAAACACTTGAAAGCGCTATTGCAGACATGGATAAAATCATTATCACTCGTCTAACTAACATTATTAATGATGTTAATGATGAATTTAACAATGTCTTTAGAACAATGTTCGGTGGTGGTACTGCAAAATTATTTTTCAGCAACCCTAAAGATATTTTAGAATCAGGTGTTGAAATCGAAGCTCAACCTCCTGGAAAAAATATTAAAAACCTTAAATTATTCTCAGGCGGTGAAAAATCACTTATCGCTATCTCATTATTATTTGGTATTCTTAAAGCTCGTCCATTACCTCTTTGTATCCTTGACGAAGTTGAAGCTGCACTTGACGAAGCTAATGTTGTTCGTTATGCAGAATACCTTCAACAACTTAAAGAAAAAACTCAATTCTTGGTTATTACACACCGTCATGGAACAATGTCAAGAGTTGACACATTATTTGGTGCAACAATGCAAAACCGTGGTGTTACAAGCTTCTTCAGCATTCAATTAGCAGATGCTAAAAAACTTGTTGCAGACGAACAAAAAGAAGAATTAGAACCTTCAAACAAAAACAAATAA
- a CDS encoding LemA family protein, with product MANLYNRENSRAINEKGYEPRSMSTEVPVKVNFFGKFIWYISFIFLIPIFIHISWVNYFRRQQMKISSDASLIDTQLAKRAGTILKLVESVSSHMKFEKDVMTQVAAYRSAVATIREQSGNTSADAMAVRQNFESQTESFLTRFMAQFEKYPELKSAELVKGLNDEIVECENNIASARRIYNTSATTFNQEIFTYPKSVVASSMRLTTILLFQAKEADRQDVSVKLY from the coding sequence ATGGCTAATTTATACAATCGTGAAAACAGTCGTGCTATTAATGAAAAAGGCTATGAACCACGTTCAATGAGTACAGAAGTACCAGTTAAAGTAAACTTTTTTGGAAAATTTATTTGATACATATCATTTATTTTCTTAATTCCAATTTTTATTCATATTTCTTGAGTAAATTATTTTAGAAGACAACAAATGAAAATAAGTAGCGATGCTTCATTAATTGATACTCAATTGGCTAAAAGAGCAGGAACAATTCTTAAGTTAGTTGAATCAGTAAGTTCACACATGAAATTCGAAAAAGATGTTATGACACAAGTTGCAGCATACCGTTCAGCAGTTGCTACAATTCGAGAACAATCAGGAAATACTTCAGCAGATGCTATGGCAGTACGTCAAAACTTTGAAAGTCAAACAGAATCATTCTTAACAAGATTTATGGCTCAATTCGAAAAATATCCAGAACTTAAGAGTGCTGAATTAGTTAAAGGTTTAAATGATGAAATCGTTGAATGTGAAAACAACATTGCTTCAGCTAGAAGAATTTACAATACTTCAGCCACAACATTTAACCAAGAAATCTTTACATATCCAAAAAGTGTTGTTGCTTCAAGTATGAGATTAACAACAATTCTATTATTCCAAGCTAAAGAAGCTGATAGACAAGATGTTAGTGTGAAATTGTATTAA
- a CDS encoding nicotinate phosphoribosyltransferase → MTSKKMDKYIASYFYKTEKILAKYNKNNVIVLQFFQRRDNSMLAGMQEVLDLLEKNTDTSKYIIRYLPDGTIINNLEVALELEGHYQDFGKFEGMIDGILARSSSIASNAYDCVQAAKGKNVIFMGDRADHYLMQEIDGRAVALAGIKSVSTDAQNIHNYELTFGSVPHILIQNFDGDTAKAMQAYGELFPKNKIISLVDYHNNVITQALESYKVLGKKLWGVRIDTSKNMVDHMFDNEPENPEHYGVNIEQVKNLRKALDQAGAKDVKIVVSSGFNAEKIRKFEAANTPVDSYGVGQSIFKLVSSFSADAVLLNGKKQAKEGRVYRPNPKLLVYKSKRK, encoded by the coding sequence ATGACAAGCAAAAAAATGGATAAATACATTGCTAGTTATTTTTACAAAACTGAAAAGATATTAGCAAAATATAATAAAAATAATGTAATTGTTTTACAATTTTTCCAACGCCGTGATAATAGCATGCTAGCTGGTATGCAAGAAGTATTAGATTTATTAGAAAAGAATACTGATACTTCTAAATACATTATTAGATATTTACCTGATGGCACAATTATTAATAATTTAGAAGTAGCTTTAGAATTAGAAGGTCATTATCAAGACTTCGGTAAATTCGAAGGAATGATTGATGGAATTTTAGCTCGTTCAAGCTCAATTGCTTCAAATGCTTATGATTGTGTCCAAGCTGCTAAAGGCAAAAATGTAATTTTTATGGGAGATCGAGCTGATCACTATTTAATGCAAGAAATAGACGGAAGAGCTGTTGCTTTAGCTGGAATTAAATCAGTTTCAACTGATGCTCAAAATATTCATAATTATGAATTAACCTTTGGATCAGTACCTCACATTTTAATTCAAAACTTTGATGGTGATACAGCTAAAGCTATGCAAGCTTATGGCGAATTATTCCCTAAAAATAAAATCATTTCTTTAGTTGACTACCACAATAATGTTATTACTCAAGCATTAGAATCATATAAAGTATTAGGCAAAAAACTTTGAGGTGTTAGAATTGATACTTCTAAAAATATGGTTGACCATATGTTTGATAATGAACCTGAAAATCCAGAACATTATGGTGTAAATATTGAACAAGTTAAAAACTTGAGAAAGGCATTAGATCAAGCTGGTGCTAAGGATGTTAAAATTGTCGTAAGTTCAGGATTTAATGCTGAAAAAATTAGAAAATTTGAAGCAGCAAATACACCGGTAGATAGTTATGGTGTAGGTCAAAGTATCTTTAAATTAGTTTCAAGTTTTAGTGCTGATGCTGTACTTTTAAATGGTAAAAAACAAGCTAAAGAAGGACGTGTTTATAGACCTAATCCAAAACTTTTAGTTTACAAATCAAAAAGAAAATAA